The following nucleotide sequence is from Trifolium pratense cultivar HEN17-A07 linkage group LG2, ARS_RC_1.1, whole genome shotgun sequence.
TGTAGTAGTAAAAGCCATTGGAAGCCCGAACTTTAAGTTGTCACCGGCATGATAATAACCACCAACTAGGTCCACCTAATCAACAAATACATATAGAGAATGATCAAACAAATACTTAACATACATATTATATAGTTACATGAGGCATAATACATGATAAGAAGAGCCATCTGATAATCCAGAATCTCCCCTCCACGTTGATTTCTGGTTGGATGGTAATCTTCCAGATCGTTGTCCCTCAAAGAAGAGAATGGATTTTTCAAGAGCATCATAGTACTCTTGCGAAGTAAAAGCAAAGCTTAATCGATGATTGAATGAACAAAACACTAACAATATTGACAGAAAGTGTAAATAGTATGATGTAATGGTTGAAGTTGAAGCCATATCCCTTTAGGCAGTGTATGAAGCAATTTTTGTGTGAATTTACTTATATATAGAAGAATTAAGAGGTTGGGAGGTTGATTAAATGAATGTTAATGCAAATTGTTCATCGCAGGATCAACTGCGGCAAACATGGTTGGCTATACTTGGAACTGTAACCAATGATCACACTGTCTTCTCCTTACTGTTTAAGATTTTACTAGAcctatattaattaaatataaatctatttatataaaaatttgtcTATACTCTATATAGAAATCATATTCTAAAATATACAAAAGAATCATTAAATATactatttcttttttcaatgttttaaaaaaatgcagCATGCACTTTTGAATATATAGAGGagttaattagtaaaagtaTTAGCCAAACTGGTACATATGCACtttatattattatcattattttgaTGTAAGAGAGTTTAGTGGCGAAATGCACATGCCAAATGCGGAGAAGATGATATCGGAGACTCAAATCCACGATCCAACATATCAAATGTACCAGTATATGCAGTCTTTTACCGTCTGAATTGCACATACTAACATTTGCACTTCATGTTAAGTCAATTATAACTGATGCTCCATGATGTATTGGGATAGCAATGGGAGAAATGTGGATCGGGCAGTACCCTCTACTCGGTGATAAACAAGCATAGTACATAGTACCCTCTACTCGGTGGGAGAATAGTACTTATTAATTCGGTTTTGAACTCTATTCCGATTCTTTAATGTATAGTAAAGGTATCTTAAATGTATCGTATCTTATAAGTATCTTAGGCGgatcatattttatatttcttaatgAATGACATATCGCTGTATTGGATACGTATCGTATCTGATACTCGTATCGTGTCCGTTGTTCATTGATGCGGACAAATTTGGGGAAGTTGGGTAAGCTTTCTAACGGCCTAGGCCCTTGGAAAGTTCTAGCTGCCAAAGCCCTCAAAACGGGCAAGAAGTTATTCCTAGACCTGCGAAATCAAAATGCGGGCGACGTCAAACAAATCCAAATTTTGACTTTACGGCAGTCTAAGCCTTCGGAAAGTTAGTAAATACTAAATACATATCGATGGCTTTATCGTCCAGAAATATGAAACGGTCACATGAATGTTGAGGTTTTCGGCCGCCTTAATCATCGAAAATTCAAATGATGATATGACCGTTGAGGTTTTCGATAATCTTGGACCTCAAAAATACTAATGAGCAAATGACCATTGGGGCTTTCATTGGTCTTGACCATCGGAAATATCAAATAGTCATATGATCAATGTTATActttttattatatgattattatatatGCATTTAAGTATTTAACTGTCCATATGAATGTATCCTTTGAATAAATTATGTTCCATAGGTTTATAGGTGATTCAAAATGATCGGTGAAAAGTAAGACTCTAGTTGAAGGATCAAATTATTTGTATTACTTTACACTATGAATCAATCCATTTTTGTTCCTATTACTTCACCAACGACATGTTAACCAAGAAACAATAAGAAAGAAACTGAAACTATATGTGAAAGACATCCCTTAGCCTTATCGATCTTTTGTCAGTCTGGTTTTCATGTTGTTTGCTGCCCAACAAAGCAAGAGTAAATTATGCACATGTTCAAGTGTTGATTAATTGCACCGAATTTAAACCTTAACAGCATTTAATTTGATCGGGACATGGTGTTACATGCTGTACTCCCAACTCGCATGAACGAATCTACAACATAATGGAGTTGCATTATTCCGTATCATTGTGCTAGGTGCCTGAATTAGTAAGAAACAACTTGGCATATCCAAACTGTGAGTCTGAGAGCTGTTTTCTTTCATCTATCTTCTCAGCTATGCAGGCATCTATCGAGCAATGTGTGAGGTGCACTTTGGTCATGCTGGTGCGGTCTATTTTGTTCGCAGAAAGAAAATGAGTTGGCTCGCATCTTAGCAAGGGTGGCCACATATACATCTAACCCTCACTACTATCATTATATTCCTACACGTATTAAACATTTTATTCGCGATGAAATGAAGTAAGTTTCCTTCGTTATAAAAATGGCAAAATAACATCATGATGTCTTAGGCCTTAGTTTTAACTTCTAAAGCAAACCTTGTTAttcgtatatataatattggacctgatattatttttttttggtaaaaaagagGGCTAAAGCCCAAATTGGAGGTGATATTTAACATTGactaatattaaatttgttcaCGAAAGACCAATATATAGTTTTTGCTTGATATAAAGAGTTACACATTAATTTAGTACTGATTTAGTTAAAAGTTTACAGTAATACTATAGAAACTTCCACATTAATTTACCTAATGACATGTAGAGAGATTGATTAGTACTAACTAATAGAGAGATTGTACTTAAACTAGTTAACTAAATGGATCTATCTATCACCAACATTCTTTTAGTTAAACGTGTCTTTCATGTGATTATTGGTAACTAACTTCATTCTTGGTTAGAGAAAAAAGCAAGAGCTCCAACAAAAGGTGCATTAATATAAGTTGCCGGCTCTGACTGTTGATAATTATCTCTGTCATCAGAGAAATTGTCGCGGCTATCAGGACCACCAACGATAGCTCCAACATGAACATTTGGATTAGGTGAACCGGTATGAAGGTATTGAAAACCATTGTTACAAGAAATCTTTTGAGGCTGCGCGTGGATCGAAGGTAAAGAGGAACCTCTATGGTGAATATGCTTTGGATATTTCTCTCCAAAACCAACCATATAAGACATCTTTGATGGATTTTCACCCAAAATGTAATCAACTTGTTTTTTCGCCAATTTTATGAGACTTTGTTCTGTGATTTTTGATGTACCACACGAGACAGCACCTCCATTTGAGTTGAGATACTTGGCGTACGTTAATAGAAGGAAGGTTGTAGTTGTCACATACTGTAAATTGCTCTCACTCCCTTTATACAGAAGGCCGCCTgcgaaattaattttttggtgTCAAAGAATGTATAGTGATGAAACTCACACGCACTATGTACAAAAAGAAGTATATTGTGAACTCAAACTCGCGCTGCACATATCAAATGTACTTTTAGTTTTACCAAtgctttattttttctattaaccATAAGTAAAACTCGAAAAATGAACTAAAGTATGACGCGCTTTATTGACCTGAGGTATATTGAGCCTGGAAACCAGGACTTCCTGGTATTAAAGAACAAATATAATTGTCTGCATGAGCCTTGTATAACTGAAACTCATCAGAATTTTTCTCCAAGAATTCCTGTTACAATATCCATAAGTTATTAATTAATGTGATTTATGTGTGACAGATTATATGAAGTCAAAGAGTTAAAGAAAATGGTACCTTTGAAAGTAAGATTTTAGTTCCTGGTCTTTTGTCATCCCAACTGAAAGTGTAACCGTCATCATCGGCGCCTAATATGTGGCCGTTGGATTGTATGAATTCCATGTAGGAGTTCATTCCAGAAGCTTTATAAATCCATGATGCACCCCAAAGTAACTCATCCTATTTATTTATGCAATAATAACATTAGCATGTTTAGATTAATTTCGTAACGTACACATGTGATTCGTTACGTTTcataaagaaaatttaaaggTTGGTTTAAGACTTTACATGGTATCCAGAGTAAGAACAGTAAAATGGACAGACAACTGAATTAAGAGAGTCACTGTAAGAGCCTCGGTAACGGTCTGCAAAATTGAATACCTGCATAAAtcacattaattaattgattaattagaCCATTAAAATTGACAAAACATATAATTTGAGACACTAAAATAGAGAAAGATTGTAAAGAGACGAGAAACGGAACAGACATTGATGGCTGCTTGAAGCAATTGGGAGGAATAGGTCGGATCAGAATCTTTGAAGACTAACGAAGAAGCTGCCAATGCAGCTGCAGTCTCCGCCGCTACATCAGAACCCGGGTTTTGAGCTGATACCTTATACACGTTGCGAGGAGTGTCCATATCCTCTGGTCTTTCCCAACACCTATGATCCATGTTAGGCTCTCCAACCTACATTAATCATATGTTGAAGTTTAAAAGACGTATAATTCTGTGAATCTAAAATTTCGAGtctacaattaaaaaataaaataaaatatcgtGCTCAGAGCCACCACCGCTTATAAGTTGATGTTAATTTGTTTTGCTCACTTGAACATATAACGTGTCTGGAGTTGTGGTGGCTGCCTTAAGAAGATAATCCGCGCTCCAACGGATAGCAGCTCTAGCATTTTCAATTTGGTCTTGCATTGAGTTTTCAAATTCAATGACACTCCATGCTAATAATGTAGTAGTAAAAGCCATTGGAAGACCAAACTTAACATTGTCACCAGCATCATAATAACCACCAGCTAGGTCCACCTGAACCAAatattatacatataaaaaaaaatgatcaaacaaataattatttaacatttgattttttttattttattttagttacaTATAGAAAATGATGCATAATATATAGTACATGATAAGAAGAGCCATCTGATAAGCCAGAATCTCCCCTCCAAGTTTGTTTTTGATTGGACGGTAGTCTTCCGGATCGTTGTCCTTCAAAGAAAAGAATGGATTTTTCAAGAGCTTCATGGTAGTCTTGTGAAGTGAAAGCAAAGGTTAATTGATTATGGAATGAACAAAACAATGAGAATGTTAACAGAAAGTGTAAATATAATGTGGTGGTTGAAGTTGAAGCCATTACTTTTGGTAGTAGTTTATTGAgtgatatgatatgatgattGATGGTTTAGAAAATACTACTAGACTATAGTATAGATAGTGTTTATATAGAAGAAGAAGTTGGAAGTTGGAAGGTTGGTTAATTGGACGTTAATGTTAATTGTTTGATCACGGGATCAACTGCCACAAACAGGGTTGGCTACCGGAAAGACCAACCAATCATCTTCTTTGTTCTTATTACTTAGTTATTCCCttcgtcccaatttgattgacataaTTGACTATTTCACGCATGCCGATGCATAATTTTGggtattaatatttttaattgtataatagtaaaaattataaaaatttgacattttaaaaatactcatcgagacgaatcaaataacatttatatgctaatatttatttttgtttattagtagaaaaataaggtcaaagcaaCATGTGTGAATAatgcacaacagtcaactgtATCAATCAAATTCGGACGACGGAAGTATTGTATACCcgtagatttttttttcctttttctctgtGAGCATACCTCAATCGATAAgtatatcatattatatatgcaagggCCGAGGGCCGACGTCCGAATTCAAAATTCcctacttattcatcttaaagggTAAATTTTTTAGCCACTAAGTTATGATAGTCTCACAAGTGCACAAGATTATTGTTGTAATAATAAGAGTATATATCGATCCATATAGAccggtgaaaaaaaaaagtatatggtTCTATATCTATATGCAGAGGATGAAGTTTCAATCCGGAAATCTGCACTTATTTTACCTTAAGGAGTAAATTTTTTAGCCATTAGTAATGATGGC
It contains:
- the LOC123910233 gene encoding endoglucanase CX-like, producing the protein MASTSTTTLYLHFLLTFSLFCSFHNQLTFAFTSQDYHEALEKSILFFEGQRSGRLPSNQKQTWRGDSGLSDGSSYHVDLAGGYYDAGDNVKFGLPMAFTTTLLAWSVIEFENSMQDQIENARAAIRWSADYLLKAATTTPDTLYVQVGEPNMDHRCWERPEDMDTPRNVYKVSAQNPGSDVAAETAAALAASSLVFKDSDPTYSSQLLQAAINVFNFADRYRGSYSDSLNSVVCPFYCSYSGYHDELLWGASWIYKASGMNSYMEFIQSNGHILGADDDGYTFSWDDKRPGTKILLSKEFLEKNSDEFQLYKAHADNYICSLIPGSPGFQAQYTSGGLLYKGSESNLQYVTTTTFLLLTYAKYLNSNGGAVSCGTSKITEQSLIKLAKKQVDYILGENPSKMSYMVGFGEKYPKHIHHRGSSLPSIHAQPQKISCNNGFQYLHTGSPNPNVHVGAIVGGPDSRDNFSDDRDNYQQSEPATYINAPFVGALAFFSNQE